A portion of the Leptospirales bacterium genome contains these proteins:
- a CDS encoding EVE domain-containing protein, which translates to MKYWILKSEPEEYSIQDLLRDGEVRWDGIRNYQARNFLRSMQLGDIAVFYHSGKERACVGEAEVVSQAYPDPADESWSAVQLRGLGLYASAVKLATLKALELFGDCLLVRHSRLSVSPLSAAQYRKLAQLAGSRVKSPGRR; encoded by the coding sequence TTGAAATACTGGATCCTGAAATCGGAGCCGGAGGAGTACTCCATCCAGGACTTGCTGCGCGATGGCGAGGTGCGCTGGGATGGCATCCGCAACTACCAGGCGCGGAACTTTTTGCGCTCCATGCAACTCGGCGACATTGCCGTCTTCTATCATTCGGGAAAAGAGCGCGCTTGCGTTGGCGAGGCCGAAGTTGTCAGCCAGGCCTATCCTGATCCAGCAGACGAGAGCTGGTCGGCAGTTCAGCTGCGCGGTCTCGGACTGTATGCGAGCGCAGTGAAACTGGCAACGCTGAAGGCGCTGGAGCTATTCGGGGATTGCCTGCTGGTACGCCATTCGCGACTTTCTGTTTCTCCGCTCAGCGCAGCTCAGTATCGAAAACTGGCGCAACTGGCGGGGAGCCGCGTCAAGAGTCCTGGGCGTCGCTGA
- a CDS encoding CofH family radical SAM protein, producing MAILGPHRTDAILEKALAGERLTPAEALRLYQEGDHLRIAAVARELRGRRVDPRTASYTMFRVVNYTNLCNVDCAFCSFMEGYGSSRGYTLTAEQVVAKMREALEFGADQMFLQGGVNEQLPFDYYLDLIAAVKEQIGPQIHVRAFSPVELEALERISGLELRQVLRRLKQAGMNSVPGAGAEILTDRMRQILSPKKSDVAGWVRVMRTCHEEGLPGSANIVVGSEETEEEIIEHLRVVRDLQDETGGFKAFIPWTFQPQTKKFKVRPVAATEYIKLLGLCRIFLDNIDHIETSLMVLGPGIGCLALHAGADDMSSVVIEENVLKSFGLKSEARARAFLEESGFVARRRSLLYEYLDSAAMV from the coding sequence ATGGCGATTCTGGGTCCGCACAGGACGGACGCAATTCTGGAAAAGGCGCTCGCCGGCGAGCGGCTTACGCCGGCTGAGGCCTTGCGACTCTACCAGGAGGGCGATCATCTGCGCATTGCCGCCGTAGCCAGGGAACTCCGCGGTCGGCGTGTAGATCCGCGTACCGCAAGCTACACCATGTTTCGCGTGGTGAATTATACAAATCTGTGCAATGTTGACTGCGCCTTTTGCAGTTTTATGGAAGGCTATGGCTCCTCGCGCGGCTATACGCTGACCGCCGAGCAGGTCGTCGCCAAGATGCGCGAGGCCCTTGAATTTGGGGCGGATCAGATGTTTCTACAGGGCGGCGTCAATGAACAGCTGCCGTTTGACTACTATCTGGATCTCATTGCGGCCGTTAAGGAGCAGATTGGACCGCAGATCCATGTGCGCGCATTCAGCCCCGTTGAATTGGAGGCTCTGGAACGGATCTCTGGACTTGAATTGAGACAGGTTCTCAGGCGGCTGAAGCAAGCTGGCATGAACTCCGTGCCGGGCGCCGGCGCCGAGATACTGACTGACCGAATGCGCCAGATCCTCTCTCCGAAAAAGTCGGACGTCGCCGGCTGGGTGCGAGTGATGCGCACCTGCCATGAAGAGGGTCTGCCAGGCAGCGCGAACATTGTCGTTGGCTCGGAAGAGACTGAAGAAGAGATCATTGAACATCTGCGCGTAGTCCGCGACCTGCAGGATGAAACCGGCGGTTTCAAAGCCTTCATTCCGTGGACCTTCCAGCCGCAAACGAAGAAGTTCAAAGTCCGTCCGGTAGCAGCGACGGAATACATCAAGCTGCTGGGACTGTGCCGTATCTTTCTCGATAACATAGATCATATCGAAACTTCGCTGATGGTGCTTGGCCCGGGCATTGGTTGCCTGGCGCTGCACGCCGGCGCCGACGATATGTCCTCGGTTGTAATTGAAGAGAATGTGCTGAAGAGCTTTGGCCTGAAAAGCGAAGCTCGGGCGCGCGCCTTCCTCGAGGAAAGCGGCTTTGTCGCCCGGCGTCGCAGCTTGCTCTACGAATACCTGGACTCAGCTGCGATGGTCTGA